In a single window of the Agrobacterium vitis genome:
- the tgt gene encoding tRNA guanosine(34) transglycosylase Tgt, which yields MSEQFTFTLKATSGKARLGEITMPRGTIRTPAFMPVGTVGTVKAMYLDQVREGGADIILGNTYHLMLRPGAERVARLGGLHELIRWPQPILTDSGGFQVMSLSGLRKLDEQGVTFKSHIDGSLHHMSPERSIEIQGLLDSDIQMQLDECVALPAEPREIERAMEMSLRWAERCRVAFGEQPGKAMFGIVQGGDQPGLRIRSAEGLKQLDLKGYAVGGLAVGEPQEVMLSMLDITLPVLPTEKPRYLMGVGTPDDMLKSVARGIDMFDCVMPTRSGRHGLAFTRRGKVNIRNARHAEDKRPLDEQSSCPAARDYSRAYLHHLVRSNEALGGMLLSWNNLSYYQELMQGIRQSIAEGRFEDFMAETMECWARGDIEAA from the coding sequence ATGAGCGAGCAGTTCACGTTTACCCTGAAAGCCACCAGCGGCAAGGCCCGGCTTGGCGAAATCACCATGCCGCGTGGCACGATCCGCACTCCAGCCTTCATGCCGGTCGGCACGGTCGGAACGGTCAAGGCCATGTATCTCGATCAGGTGCGGGAAGGGGGCGCCGATATCATTCTGGGCAACACCTACCACCTGATGCTACGCCCCGGCGCCGAGCGCGTCGCCAGACTTGGCGGCTTGCACGAGTTGATCCGCTGGCCGCAGCCGATCCTGACCGATAGTGGCGGGTTTCAGGTCATGTCTCTCTCCGGCCTTCGCAAACTTGATGAGCAGGGCGTGACCTTCAAGAGCCATATCGACGGTTCGCTGCATCACATGTCGCCGGAAAGATCCATCGAAATCCAGGGCCTGCTGGACAGCGACATCCAGATGCAGTTGGACGAGTGCGTCGCCTTGCCCGCTGAGCCACGTGAAATTGAGCGCGCCATGGAAATGTCGTTGCGCTGGGCGGAGCGCTGCCGCGTCGCCTTTGGCGAACAGCCCGGCAAGGCGATGTTCGGCATCGTGCAGGGCGGCGATCAACCAGGCTTGCGCATTCGCTCCGCCGAAGGGCTGAAGCAACTGGACCTGAAAGGCTATGCTGTCGGCGGGTTGGCGGTCGGTGAGCCGCAGGAGGTGATGCTCAGCATGCTCGACATTACCCTGCCTGTGCTGCCGACCGAAAAGCCGCGCTACCTGATGGGCGTCGGCACGCCGGACGATATGTTGAAATCGGTCGCGCGTGGCATCGATATGTTCGATTGCGTCATGCCGACCCGCTCCGGCCGCCATGGCCTCGCCTTCACCCGGCGTGGCAAGGTCAATATCCGCAATGCCCGCCACGCCGAGGATAAACGCCCCCTGGACGAACAATCGTCCTGCCCGGCGGCACGGGATTATTCGCGCGCCTATCTGCACCACCTGGTGCGTTCCAACGAAGCGCTGGGCGGCATGTTGTTGTCCTGGAATAATCTATCCTATTATCAGGAGTTGATGCAGGGTATCCGCCAGTCAATCGCCGAAGGCAGGTTTGAGGACTTCATGGCCGAGACCATGGAATGCTGGGCGCGAGGTGATATCGAGGCGGCGTAA
- a CDS encoding VOC family protein: MADLPVNLDHAVIHVSDWERARDFYTNVIGAEAVATAAGGYVFRLGAQQLNVHGPGAIGTPVARIPVAPGNSDLCFRWRGKISDAKAHLEAQGIDIELGPIRRFGAMGEGTSLYFRDPDGSLMEFISYDA; this comes from the coding sequence ATGGCTGATCTTCCCGTCAACCTCGATCACGCCGTGATCCACGTTTCCGATTGGGAACGGGCGCGCGATTTCTACACGAACGTGATCGGGGCTGAAGCGGTCGCGACGGCAGCGGGCGGATATGTTTTTCGGCTTGGCGCACAGCAGTTGAATGTTCATGGCCCCGGCGCAATCGGTACGCCGGTGGCCCGCATTCCTGTCGCTCCGGGAAACAGCGATCTTTGCTTCCGCTGGCGTGGAAAGATCAGCGATGCCAAGGCCCATCTCGAGGCCCAGGGGATAGACATCGAACTGGGACCCATTCGTCGCTTCGGCGCTATGGGCGAGGGAACAAGCCTCTATTTTCGCGATCCGGATGGTTCGCTCATGGAGTTTATCAGCTATGACGCTTAA
- a CDS encoding IS30 family transposase — translation MKRTYSHIDLDERRKIARWRMAGQSIEMIAETLGRHRSTIFREIKRNTFIDEVVPDLNGYYCVTAHDMACERRAKLRKLARFSNVRQSVIDRIMHGWSPQQIAGRMRLEHHPIFVSHETIYKFAYSADGHAIKLWRHLPEHRARRRPRHARRKHGQRFGPELNILHRPDVVADRKQFGHWECDLIQFRKKFGKANVTSLVERVSRFTILLRNNDRQSRPVMDGIIQALKSLPRLARRSMTFDRGTEFTDWPYLQAGIGTQTWFCDPQSPWQKGTVENTNRRARKWLSRDVDPLSVADADLIKICNQLNQTPRKCLGYRTPAEVFRKKLLAQMRHAS, via the coding sequence ATGAAACGCACCTACTCCCATATCGACTTGGACGAACGCCGTAAGATCGCTCGCTGGCGTATGGCGGGCCAGAGTATTGAGATGATCGCCGAGACACTCGGTCGCCATCGCTCGACGATCTTTCGTGAAATCAAACGGAATACGTTCATCGATGAGGTGGTCCCGGACCTCAATGGCTATTACTGCGTCACGGCGCATGACATGGCGTGCGAACGGCGGGCCAAGCTGAGGAAGCTGGCGCGCTTCTCGAATGTGAGGCAGTCCGTGATCGACCGGATCATGCATGGCTGGTCGCCCCAGCAGATCGCCGGTCGCATGCGACTGGAACACCATCCGATCTTTGTCAGCCACGAGACAATCTACAAGTTCGCATACTCGGCTGATGGTCATGCCATCAAACTGTGGCGTCACTTGCCGGAGCATCGGGCCAGGCGACGACCACGACATGCAAGACGCAAGCATGGTCAAAGGTTTGGCCCGGAACTCAACATTCTGCACCGGCCGGATGTCGTTGCTGACCGCAAGCAGTTCGGGCATTGGGAATGCGATCTGATCCAGTTCCGCAAGAAGTTCGGCAAGGCCAATGTGACATCGCTCGTTGAGCGGGTGAGCCGCTTTACGATCTTGTTGCGTAACAATGATCGCCAGTCTCGCCCGGTCATGGATGGCATCATCCAGGCGCTGAAGAGCCTCCCTCGCCTCGCCCGTCGATCGATGACATTCGACCGAGGCACCGAGTTCACCGACTGGCCGTACCTTCAGGCAGGCATAGGAACGCAAACATGGTTTTGTGACCCTCAGTCGCCCTGGCAGAAGGGAACGGTCGAAAACACCAACAGGCGAGCGCGGAAATGGCTTTCCAGGGACGTCGACCCCTTGTCCGTAGCCGATGCCGATCTGATCAAGATCTGCAATCAACTCAATCAGACGCCGCGTAAATGCCTTGGCTACCGAACACCGGCTGAGGTCTTCCGCAAGAAACTACTCGCGCAGATGCGACATGCCAGCTAG
- a CDS encoding cysteine desulfurase, whose amino-acid sequence MAKLPSTYDVEAVRKDFPILSRLVHGDKPLVYLDNGASAQKPQAVIDAISHAYSNEYANVHRGLHFLSNAATDAYEAAREKVRRFLNAGSVDEVVFTKSSTEAINTVAYGHGMKEIGEGDEIVLTIMEHHSNIVPWHFLRERKGAKLVWVPVDDDGAFHIEEFEKRLTDRTKLIAVTHMSNALGTVVPVKEICRIARERGIPVLVDGSQAAVHMPVDVQDIDCDWYVMTGHKLYGPSGIGVLYGKMDRLRTMQPFMGGGEMIVDVTEDMVTYNDPPHRFEAGTPPIVQAIGLGHALDYIEGLGREAIAAHEADLTAYAHERLTAINSLRIFGNAPGKGAIFSFELKGIHAHDVSMLIDRRGVAVRAGTHCAQPLLSRFGVTSTCRASFGLYNTREEIDALVEALDYAKTFFG is encoded by the coding sequence ATGGCGAAACTTCCATCGACCTATGATGTCGAAGCCGTCCGAAAGGATTTCCCGATCCTGTCACGGCTGGTGCATGGCGATAAACCGCTGGTCTACCTGGACAACGGTGCGTCTGCGCAAAAGCCCCAGGCGGTGATCGACGCCATCAGTCATGCCTATTCCAACGAATATGCCAATGTGCATCGCGGCCTGCATTTTCTGTCCAATGCCGCGACCGATGCTTATGAAGCGGCCCGCGAAAAGGTGCGGCGCTTTCTGAATGCCGGATCGGTGGACGAGGTGGTGTTCACCAAATCCTCCACCGAGGCCATCAATACGGTGGCCTATGGCCATGGCATGAAAGAGATCGGCGAGGGCGATGAAATCGTCCTGACCATCATGGAGCATCACTCCAATATCGTGCCCTGGCATTTTCTGAGGGAACGCAAGGGTGCAAAGCTGGTCTGGGTGCCGGTGGATGATGATGGCGCGTTCCACATCGAGGAATTCGAAAAGCGGTTGACCGATCGCACCAAGCTGATTGCCGTCACCCATATGTCCAATGCACTCGGAACCGTGGTTCCGGTCAAGGAAATTTGCCGGATCGCCAGGGAGCGCGGCATTCCGGTGCTGGTCGATGGCAGCCAGGCGGCGGTGCATATGCCGGTGGATGTGCAAGACATCGATTGCGACTGGTATGTGATGACCGGCCATAAGCTTTACGGCCCATCCGGCATCGGCGTGCTCTATGGCAAGATGGACCGGTTGCGCACCATGCAGCCCTTCATGGGCGGCGGGGAAATGATCGTCGATGTGACCGAGGATATGGTAACCTATAACGATCCGCCGCATCGGTTCGAGGCAGGAACGCCGCCGATCGTTCAGGCCATCGGGCTTGGTCATGCGCTGGATTATATCGAGGGTCTTGGCCGCGAGGCGATTGCCGCGCATGAGGCCGATTTGACCGCCTACGCCCACGAACGGCTGACGGCGATCAATTCGCTCCGGATTTTCGGCAATGCGCCGGGCAAGGGTGCGATTTTCTCTTTCGAGCTCAAGGGTATCCACGCCCATGACGTATCGATGCTGATCGACCGGCGGGGTGTGGCCGTTCGGGCTGGCACGCACTGCGCGCAGCCATTGCTGTCTCGTTTCGGTGTGACCTCTACCTGCCGGGCCTCTTTTGGCCTATATAATACCCGTGAAGAAATCGATGCGCTGGTGGAAGCGCTTGACTATGCCAAGACCTTCTTCGGCTGA
- a CDS encoding peptidylprolyl isomerase: protein MAEIKDPENTVIMETTKGKVVISLFPDLAPGHVARIKELAREGAYDGVVFHRVIPDFMAQTGDVKFGKKGGESFNPGRAGMGGSDKPDLKAEFSATPHVRGTCSMARSQSPNSANSQFFICFTDAPWLNKQYSVWGQVIEGMDVIDAVKKGEPVTDPDSIISLKVAADA, encoded by the coding sequence ATGGCTGAGATCAAGGATCCGGAAAACACCGTCATCATGGAAACCACCAAGGGCAAGGTCGTCATCAGCCTTTTCCCGGACCTGGCCCCCGGCCACGTCGCCCGCATCAAGGAACTGGCCCGCGAAGGCGCCTATGATGGCGTCGTCTTCCACCGCGTCATTCCCGATTTCATGGCCCAGACCGGCGACGTGAAATTTGGCAAAAAGGGTGGCGAAAGCTTCAATCCCGGTCGCGCTGGCATGGGCGGCTCCGACAAGCCGGACCTGAAGGCTGAATTTTCGGCCACTCCGCATGTGCGTGGCACCTGCTCCATGGCCCGTTCGCAAAGCCCGAACTCTGCCAATTCACAATTCTTCATCTGCTTCACCGATGCGCCTTGGCTGAACAAGCAATATTCCGTCTGGGGCCAGGTTATCGAAGGCATGGACGTCATCGACGCCGTCAAGAAGGGTGAGCCGGTCACCGATCCGGATTCGATCATCTCGCTGAAAGTCGCCGCCGACGCCTGA
- a CDS encoding SUF system Fe-S cluster assembly protein, producing the protein MNTSKNDEKPDVREGIVHSSIPPEEVARLSDDIISALKTVYDPEIPADIFELGLIYKVDIEDDRMVKIMMTLTAPGCPVAGEMPGWVENAVGSVEGVSGVQVEMTFDPPWTPDRMSEEAQVAIGWY; encoded by the coding sequence ATGAATACCAGTAAAAATGACGAGAAGCCGGATGTGCGCGAAGGTATCGTTCATTCCAGCATTCCGCCGGAGGAAGTCGCCCGCTTGTCGGACGATATCATCTCGGCACTGAAAACCGTCTATGACCCGGAAATTCCAGCGGATATTTTCGAGCTCGGCCTGATTTACAAGGTCGATATCGAAGACGACCGCATGGTGAAGATCATGATGACACTGACGGCGCCCGGCTGCCCGGTGGCTGGCGAAATGCCAGGCTGGGTCGAAAACGCGGTCGGCTCCGTGGAAGGCGTTTCGGGCGTGCAAGTGGAGATGACCTTTGATCCGCCATGGACACCGGACCGGATGTCTGAAGAGGCGCAGGTCGCCATCGGCTGGTATTGA
- a CDS encoding DUF1349 domain-containing protein: MDVNLKEASWLNQPAVWQATKTGLTLTTDANTDTWRKTHYGFTRDSGHFLGTPVDDGFTACVRVQGEFRSLYDQAGLMVRIDENRWVKTGVEFTDGERFLSTVITDGKSDWSVSQPFKDLEDFYIRITLKEGAMRIQASSDGRVWPLLRLAPFPEASRYLVGLTACTPERGGLDVRFSEFTIDAAITTDLHDLTA; encoded by the coding sequence GTGGACGTTAATCTCAAAGAGGCCAGTTGGCTCAATCAACCGGCAGTGTGGCAGGCCACAAAAACTGGCCTTACTCTGACGACCGATGCGAACACTGATACCTGGCGTAAGACCCATTACGGATTTACGCGCGATAGCGGACATTTCCTCGGTACTCCCGTTGACGATGGTTTCACAGCGTGTGTCCGCGTCCAGGGGGAGTTCCGGTCACTCTATGACCAAGCTGGCCTTATGGTGCGCATTGACGAAAATCGATGGGTCAAGACGGGTGTGGAGTTCACCGATGGAGAACGCTTCCTGAGTACGGTCATCACGGATGGGAAATCTGACTGGTCAGTGTCCCAGCCTTTCAAAGACCTCGAGGATTTCTATATTCGGATTACACTGAAGGAAGGCGCGATGCGCATTCAGGCATCGTCAGATGGCAGGGTGTGGCCGCTACTGCGACTTGCTCCGTTTCCAGAAGCTTCTCGTTATCTTGTCGGTTTGACTGCGTGTACGCCGGAACGAGGGGGACTGGATGTTCGGTTCTCAGAGTTCACAATAGACGCGGCGATAACGACCGATCTTCATGACCTTACAGCGTAG
- a CDS encoding XdhC family protein, with the protein MNNTSPTTFRSLVPERAFSTDSAVDILRFAVDCLDGGAGVALATLIEIRGGSARALGAHMAIRDDGRYCGFVSGGCIEAAVASEAVDAIGEGADRHVLFGEGSPFFDIVLPCGGGITIAIHVLRHSAPIRTVLDSLESRLPAGLRYEPSKQALTAIEAPKRAGWENESFVTVYRPKTRIFLSGRSIEVDTTARIAEAAGYEVYRHDNANLEPDASRIDADTAVALLHHDIDLEIPVLQAALGAEPFYLGALGSARTHARRMKRLRDLGYSETDIARIKSPIGIFNRARDAQSLALSVLADLAATRVARFG; encoded by the coding sequence ATGAACAACACATCCCCAACGACCTTCAGGTCCTTGGTTCCCGAAAGGGCATTTTCCACCGATAGTGCCGTCGATATATTGCGGTTCGCGGTTGACTGTCTCGACGGCGGGGCAGGCGTCGCATTGGCTACGCTTATAGAGATCCGGGGTGGCTCTGCCCGCGCACTCGGCGCGCATATGGCGATCCGCGACGATGGCCGTTATTGCGGTTTCGTCTCCGGCGGTTGCATCGAAGCGGCGGTCGCCAGCGAAGCTGTGGACGCTATTGGCGAAGGCGCGGATCGCCACGTTCTGTTTGGCGAAGGTTCACCGTTTTTCGATATCGTGCTTCCCTGTGGCGGCGGCATCACCATTGCCATCCATGTTCTTCGCCACAGCGCGCCGATCCGCACCGTGCTTGATAGCCTTGAAAGCCGGCTTCCAGCCGGTTTGCGCTACGAACCGTCGAAACAGGCCTTGACGGCAATCGAAGCGCCGAAACGCGCCGGTTGGGAAAACGAAAGTTTCGTCACAGTCTACCGCCCAAAGACGCGGATTTTTCTGTCTGGCCGATCCATCGAAGTCGATACGACAGCCAGGATCGCCGAGGCTGCGGGCTACGAGGTTTATCGTCACGATAACGCCAACCTTGAGCCGGATGCCAGCCGGATTGATGCAGATACGGCAGTGGCACTTCTGCACCACGATATCGATTTGGAAATACCGGTTCTTCAGGCAGCACTTGGCGCGGAGCCTTTTTATCTCGGTGCCTTGGGCAGCGCCAGAACCCATGCAAGGCGGATGAAACGGCTGCGAGACCTCGGATACAGTGAAACCGACATAGCCCGCATCAAATCTCCAATCGGCATCTTCAACAGAGCCCGGGATGCCCAGTCCTTGGCTTTGTCCGTGCTGGCCGATCTCGCAGCCACACGAGTTGCGCGGTTCGGGTAA
- the sufA gene encoding Fe-S cluster assembly scaffold SufA, with protein sequence MGFAVMTMTDAAAARVKEIVENSGPDAKGIRVGIKKGGCAGMEYTIDLVTEPNPKDDLIARDGASVWLEPAAVLYLLGTEIDFETTTLRSGFTFRNPNQTSACGCGESVELKAADLAELAKQRQAVHV encoded by the coding sequence ATGGGCTTCGCGGTGATGACCATGACTGATGCGGCAGCTGCCCGCGTCAAGGAAATCGTCGAGAATTCCGGCCCGGATGCCAAGGGCATTCGTGTCGGTATCAAGAAGGGCGGCTGTGCGGGGATGGAATACACCATCGACCTGGTGACAGAACCGAACCCTAAAGATGACCTGATTGCTCGCGATGGCGCCTCCGTCTGGCTGGAGCCAGCCGCAGTGCTCTATCTGCTGGGTACGGAAATCGATTTCGAAACCACAACCTTGCGCTCCGGCTTTACGTTCCGCAATCCGAACCAGACCTCGGCCTGTGGCTGTGGCGAGTCGGTGGAATTGAAGGCCGCGGACCTGGCCGAGCTGGCGAAACAGCGGCAGGCAGTCCACGTCTGA
- the queA gene encoding tRNA preQ1(34) S-adenosylmethionine ribosyltransferase-isomerase QueA — MRVDLFDFDLPDENIALRPASPRDQARFLVVRPDGSPTLEDRRVFELPSFLRAGDALVFNDTKVIPAQLEGVRIREGAERTPVSCTLHMRVAANRWKAFARPGKRIKQGDVIDFDGLLATVAEKGEAGEIDLEFAASGPDLDRAIAGVGHIPLPPYIAAKRPEDGQDRTDYQTIYAREEGAVAAPTAGLHFTPALFEALDKAGIERHFVTLHVGAGTFLPVKADDTDDHKMHQEIGHVSAETAAALNAVKARGGRIVSVGTTSLRLLESAASEDGCLLPWSDATGIFITPGYRFRAVDVLMTNFHLPKSTLFMLVSAFAGLETMRAAYAHAIETGYRFYSYGDSSLLFRKDK; from the coding sequence ATGCGTGTAGACCTGTTCGATTTCGATCTCCCAGACGAGAATATCGCGCTGCGCCCGGCCAGTCCGCGCGATCAGGCGCGGTTTCTGGTCGTTCGCCCGGATGGGTCACCAACGCTGGAAGATCGCCGGGTGTTCGAGCTGCCGTCCTTCCTTAGGGCCGGGGACGCGCTGGTCTTCAACGACACCAAAGTTATTCCGGCCCAACTGGAAGGTGTTCGCATCCGGGAAGGGGCCGAGCGCACGCCAGTGTCCTGCACGTTGCATATGCGCGTGGCCGCCAATCGCTGGAAAGCCTTTGCAAGGCCAGGCAAACGGATCAAGCAAGGCGATGTGATCGACTTTGACGGCCTATTGGCGACGGTTGCAGAAAAAGGCGAGGCGGGCGAAATCGATCTGGAATTTGCCGCCTCCGGTCCTGATCTCGACCGGGCGATTGCGGGTGTCGGCCATATCCCGCTGCCGCCCTATATTGCCGCGAAACGCCCGGAAGATGGGCAGGATCGCACCGATTACCAGACCATTTATGCGCGGGAAGAGGGGGCGGTCGCAGCACCGACCGCCGGTCTGCACTTCACGCCTGCCCTGTTCGAGGCGTTGGATAAAGCCGGGATCGAGCGCCATTTCGTGACGCTGCATGTCGGGGCGGGGACCTTCCTGCCCGTCAAGGCCGACGATACCGACGACCATAAGATGCATCAGGAAATCGGCCATGTCTCGGCTGAGACGGCGGCGGCCCTTAACGCGGTCAAGGCGCGGGGCGGGCGGATCGTCAGTGTCGGCACCACGTCATTGCGACTGCTGGAAAGCGCTGCCAGCGAGGATGGCTGTCTCCTGCCTTGGTCGGATGCGACGGGCATTTTCATCACCCCGGGCTATCGCTTCAGGGCGGTGGATGTGCTGATGACCAATTTTCACCTGCCGAAATCCACGCTGTTCATGCTGGTTTCGGCGTTTGCCGGGCTTGAAACCATGCGGGCGGCCTATGCCCATGCGATCGAGACCGGCTACCGTTTCTATTCCTACGGCGATTCCAGCCTGCTCTTCCGGAAAGACAAATAA
- a CDS encoding peptidylprolyl isomerase — protein sequence MKLMSLAFAGLLALSTLATNAMAQAGASDNVMTIQLKDGPVVVQLMPEVAPKHVAQIKTLVSQGQYDNVAFHRVIEGFMAQTGDVQYGNMKSGFDKSRAGTGASKLPNIPAEFSKTPFVRGTVGMARSQDPNSANSQFFIMFGDGSFLNGQYTVVGKVVSGMEFVDKIKRGQGGNGEVSDPDRMIKVTLGKK from the coding sequence ATGAAACTCATGTCTCTTGCTTTCGCGGGCCTGCTCGCGCTTTCCACCCTTGCCACCAACGCCATGGCCCAGGCCGGGGCTAGTGATAACGTCATGACCATTCAGTTGAAGGACGGCCCTGTCGTCGTGCAACTGATGCCGGAGGTCGCGCCCAAGCATGTGGCGCAGATCAAGACGCTGGTTAGCCAGGGCCAATATGACAATGTCGCCTTTCACCGCGTCATCGAGGGCTTCATGGCCCAGACCGGCGATGTGCAATATGGCAATATGAAATCCGGCTTCGACAAGAGCCGTGCTGGCACTGGCGCTTCCAAGCTGCCGAATATTCCGGCGGAATTTTCCAAGACGCCTTTCGTGCGTGGCACGGTTGGCATGGCGCGTTCCCAGGACCCTAACTCTGCCAATTCGCAGTTTTTCATCATGTTCGGTGACGGCAGCTTCCTGAACGGCCAATATACCGTGGTTGGCAAGGTTGTGTCCGGCATGGAATTTGTCGATAAGATCAAGCGCGGCCAGGGTGGCAATGGCGAGGTCAGCGATCCCGACCGGATGATCAAGGTCACCCTCGGAAAGAAGTAG
- a CDS encoding metallophosphoesterase, with protein sequence MRIFVGSDFHADHQENMDWLRQISTRDYRQDVLIVAGDVANGMALFQTVMELLAQRFFKVLYVPGNHDLWVDGKGQGSSFDKFQRLRAACADLDIGMEPLALANTLIVPLLGWYDYSFGPPGSILKQSWMDYRRCDWEGGSDDEVSRFFDSGNAEPDTSGFSSILSFSHFLPRIDLMPERMPEKYRFLYPVLGSSRLEDRIAALGSHLHIYGHSHLNRRTVKDGRTYINNAFGYPSERHIAARMLMHVGDV encoded by the coding sequence ATGCGGATTTTTGTCGGATCGGATTTTCATGCGGACCATCAAGAGAACATGGACTGGCTCCGGCAGATCTCGACGCGCGACTACCGGCAGGACGTGCTGATCGTTGCCGGCGACGTGGCAAACGGCATGGCGCTGTTTCAGACTGTCATGGAACTCCTGGCCCAGCGATTTTTCAAGGTTCTGTATGTGCCGGGCAATCACGATCTATGGGTTGATGGCAAAGGGCAGGGCTCATCCTTCGACAAATTCCAGCGGCTACGAGCTGCCTGCGCCGATCTGGATATCGGCATGGAGCCACTGGCACTCGCCAACACGCTGATCGTCCCGCTGCTTGGCTGGTACGATTACTCCTTCGGCCCGCCCGGCTCTATCCTCAAGCAGTCCTGGATGGATTACCGGCGCTGTGATTGGGAAGGCGGTTCAGATGACGAGGTCAGCCGCTTTTTCGACAGTGGCAATGCGGAGCCCGATACATCAGGATTTTCCTCGATCCTGTCTTTCTCGCATTTCCTGCCACGCATCGACCTGATGCCGGAGCGTATGCCGGAGAAATACCGCTTCCTCTATCCCGTCCTTGGCTCCAGCCGGTTGGAAGACAGGATCGCTGCTCTTGGTTCGCACCTGCATATCTACGGTCACAGCCACCTCAACCGCCGTACCGTCAAGGACGGGCGCACCTACATCAACAACGCCTTCGGCTATCCTTCGGAGCGCCACATTGCGGCAAGGATGCTGATGCATGTGGGTGATGTCTAG
- the coaD gene encoding pantetheine-phosphate adenylyltransferase, translating into MTIAFYPGSFDPMTNGHLDVLVQALNVVPKVVVGIGIHPGKVPMFSFEERAELIASSLGEAVPERAGDVSVIAFDGLAVDAARQHGATLLVRGLRDGSDLDYEMQLAGMNRQMAPDLQTVFLPAGTASRPITATLVRQIATMGGDVSAFVPPQVSRALKSRLKA; encoded by the coding sequence ATGACAATTGCCTTTTATCCGGGCTCTTTCGACCCGATGACCAATGGCCACCTGGATGTTCTGGTTCAGGCGCTCAATGTCGTCCCCAAGGTTGTCGTCGGGATCGGCATTCATCCTGGTAAAGTGCCAATGTTCAGCTTCGAGGAGCGCGCAGAACTGATTGCATCCAGCCTTGGCGAGGCCGTGCCTGAGCGGGCAGGGGATGTTTCGGTTATTGCCTTCGATGGCCTGGCCGTCGATGCCGCCCGCCAGCATGGCGCGACGCTTCTGGTCCGCGGCCTGCGCGATGGGTCGGACCTCGACTATGAAATGCAGCTTGCGGGCATGAACCGGCAGATGGCTCCAGACCTGCAAACCGTCTTCCTGCCAGCCGGCACGGCGTCGCGGCCCATAACGGCCACATTGGTCCGGCAAATCGCCACCATGGGCGGTGATGTCAGCGCCTTTGTCCCCCCGCAGGTGTCGCGGGCATTGAAATCCCGGCTCAAGGCTTGA